TTCTTGAGCCGATCGGTGATCGTGATGCGCCCGATCGCATCCAGCTCTCCGATGTCGCCGGTGTGGAACCATCCATCGGGATCGATGGCCTTGGCCGTCTCCTCGGGCTGGTTGAGATACCCGACCATGATCTGCGGTCCGCGGACCTGGATCTCCCCGGTCTCCAGGTCGATCCGGACCTCGGTCGCCGGCGATGGGCGGCCGACGGTCCCGAACACGAAGTCGCCCGGGCGGTTGATGCTGACCAGCGGGCTGGTCTCAGACAGGCCATACCCCTCGAGGATGAGGATGCCGAGCGAGTAGAAGAACTCGCCGACCTCGCGCGACAGCGGCGCGGAGCCGGACACGAAGTAGCGGACTCGGCCACCGGTCCGAGCCTTGACCTTGTGATAGACGAGGCGGTCGGCGATGGCGTGCTGGATCTTCAGCCCCAACCCATCGGCCTTGCCGGCCAGGTGGTTCAGGTACCGCTTGCGCCCGACACCGATCCCCCAGTGGAAGATGCGACGCCGCAGCGGCGGCGAGGCCTCGACCGAAGCCAGGACCCGACCGTAGACCCGCTCGTAGAAGCGCGGGACGGCAGCCATCACGGTGGGCCGGACCTCGACCATGTTGTCGGCCAGGCGCTCGATGAGCGGTTCCGCGTATGCGACGGTGGACCCGTGGGCCAGGGGAATGATCTCCCCGGTCAGTCGCTCGAAGATGTGGGACAGCGGTAGCCAGGACAGGAACAGGTCGGTCTCGTAGAAGTCGACGATCTGGACCGCGGCCTCGTAGTTGTACAGGACGCCGGCATGGGTGAGCATCGCCCCCTTCGGGTTGGCGGTCGTCCCCGAGGTGTGAATGATCGTCATCAGGTGCTCGCGCGGGATGGCCCGCCAGCCCGCCTCCCAGGCCTCCCGCTGGGCCACATCCGCCTTGTGCGTGGCCAAATCCTCGAGGGTCAGCGTCCCCGCAGGAAACTTGCCGGCTGAATCGAAGGTCACGATGTTGCGCAGGGTCGGGCACTGGGCACGGATGGATTCGATCTTGTTGGCGAGCTGGGCATTCTCGACGAAGATCAGGCTGGCCCCCACGTTGTTGATGATGAATGCCGCCTGCCCAGGCTCGGTCTGGGGATAGATCGGGCAGGTGACCGCACCGAGAGCCAGGCCCGCCACATCCGCGACCAGCCACTCGGGGCGGGTGCGGGACATGATGCAAATGGTGGCGCCGTCGGCGATGCCCAGGCCCTGGAGGCCCACCGAGACCCGCGTCACCCAGTCCCAGAACTCGGCGTAGGTCCGGCTCACCCAGCCGCCGTCCTTCGGCAGCTTCCAGCGCAGGGCCTCCTTGTCGGGCAGGCGCTCAACCGACCGATAGATGAGGTCCACCACGTTGCGGGCCTTCTGGTCGTCGGGCATCAGCAGCGGCTCGACTTCGTTCCACATGCGTCGCCCAGCCACCGCGGGGGGCTCGGGCGCCACGGGCGCAGCGGGTACCGCAGTCGTCATCGATGTCTCCTCTCCTCCGGGGTCAGGCGATCTTATGTCCCTGCTCGTCGTACCGATAGAAGCCACGGCCCGATTTTCGGCCCAGGTGTCCGGCCGCCACCATCTGGCGCAGCAGC
The Chloroflexota bacterium DNA segment above includes these coding regions:
- a CDS encoding long-chain fatty acid--CoA ligase codes for the protein MTTAVPAAPVAPEPPAVAGRRMWNEVEPLLMPDDQKARNVVDLIYRSVERLPDKEALRWKLPKDGGWVSRTYAEFWDWVTRVSVGLQGLGIADGATICIMSRTRPEWLVADVAGLALGAVTCPIYPQTEPGQAAFIINNVGASLIFVENAQLANKIESIRAQCPTLRNIVTFDSAGKFPAGTLTLEDLATHKADVAQREAWEAGWRAIPREHLMTIIHTSGTTANPKGAMLTHAGVLYNYEAAVQIVDFYETDLFLSWLPLSHIFERLTGEIIPLAHGSTVAYAEPLIERLADNMVEVRPTVMAAVPRFYERVYGRVLASVEASPPLRRRIFHWGIGVGRKRYLNHLAGKADGLGLKIQHAIADRLVYHKVKARTGGRVRYFVSGSAPLSREVGEFFYSLGILILEGYGLSETSPLVSINRPGDFVFGTVGRPSPATEVRIDLETGEIQVRGPQIMVGYLNQPEETAKAIDPDGWFHTGDIGELDAIGRITITDRLKNIIVLANGKNVSPGPMEAALSASKYIAQAVILGDRQPYTGALIAPNFDELGPWAEANGLGGMPPEKLVAEKAVRQLIEGDVRDLLEDFAVFERPRRVALLPRALSEENGELTPTLKTKLRVVEENWPTQIDRLFEDEGTPA